One Misgurnus anguillicaudatus chromosome 20, ASM2758022v2, whole genome shotgun sequence DNA segment encodes these proteins:
- the LOC129455115 gene encoding transcription termination factor 1, mitochondrial, which yields MAQKRLMSLLWSRRRCGPVVSSAYCPTIIVMSQYCRQIIQKPPPSHPENESLLENLSSMGVDLNMARRRQPGVLRKLITNEQGLAHFLKGKGADQETVASIISRFPRSITRSCEHLEERWKLWRNIFKSDSEVVEILSRSPESFFRSSDNENLKENITFLRSLGITPKDLHRLLTTAPRTFSNSVELNRNMVELLQGICLSLGGKDHEHFAKTIITRNLYILIRSTNRVQANVNFLLSSLTLSNAEALLLLQSHGAQILDLSHESLKRNLKSLRVKLQSLGCSEPDFKKMILNYSLVLFISSERLNEKLDCLIDAGIHIQQIVQKPKVLDFSLDIIKQRLKDLIRLGYDFQKNGIAVLDTSKKRFHAKLERLGSPEE from the coding sequence ATGGCCCAGAAGCGGTTGATGTCTTTGCTGTGGTCCAGGAGAAGATGTGGACCTGTGGTATCCAGCGCTTACTGTCCGACCATCATTGTGATGTCTCAATACTGCAGACAAATCATCCAAAAACCTCCTCCATCTCATCCAGAGAACGAATCTCTTTTGGAGAACCTCTCCAGCATGGGTGTGGACCTTAACATGGCCCGTCGACGCCAGCCAGGGGTCCTGCGAAAGCTCATCACCAACGAGCAAGGTCTCGCCCACTTCCTGAAGGGCAAAGGTGCCGACCAGGAGACCGTCGCCAGCATCATCTCTCGTTTCCCGCGATCCATCACGCGCTCGTGCGAGCACCTGGAGGAACGCTGGAAGCTGTGGAGAAACATCTTTAAAAGCGACAGCGAGGTGGTGGAAATTCTCTCCAGGTCGCCCGAGTCATTTTTCCGTTCGAGTGACAATGAAAACCTAAAGGAGAACATCACTTTCTTGAGGTCTTTAGGAATCACACCTAAAGACTTACACCGCCTGCTCACGACCGCGCCACGAACTTTCTCCAACAGCGTGGAGCTTAACAGGAATATGGTGGAGCTTCTTCAGGGCATTTGTTTGAGTCTGGGTGGAAAAGATCATGAACATTTCGCCAAAACCATCATCACCAGGAACTTGTACATCCTCATCCGTAGCACCAATCGAGTCCAAGCGAACGTGAACTTTCTATTGAGCTCACTGACATTGAGTAACGCAGAGGCGCTGCTTTTACTGCAGAGTCACGGTGCTCAGATCCTGGACCTCTCGCACGAGAGTCTGAAACGAAACTTAAAGAGCCTGCGGGTGAAGCTTCAGTCTCTGGGCTGCAGTGAGCCGGACTTTAAGAAGATGATCCTGAATTATTCGCTCGTACTCTTCATCTCGTCAGAACGTCTGAATGAGAAACTGGACTGTCTGATCGATGCTGGCATTCACATACAGCAGATCGTACAGAAACCAAAGGTTCTTGACTTCAGTCTGGACATCATTAAACAGCGCCTTAAGGATCTCATCAGATTGGGTTATGACTTTCAGAAGAACGGTATTGCTGTTTTAGATACCAGCAAAAAACGATTTCATGCCAAATTAGAGAGATTGGGTTCACCAGAAGAATAA